One stretch of Prunus persica cultivar Lovell chromosome G1, Prunus_persica_NCBIv2, whole genome shotgun sequence DNA includes these proteins:
- the LOC18792015 gene encoding serine/threonine protein phosphatase 2A 57 kDa regulatory subunit B' iota isoform — translation MLKQFLSKLPRKALKSDERPESPRTSTPRSSSRTGPSGVGGGTPRSNGGGNLGPVRSNGPKRMSSAVFPASVVAGIEPLVPFKDVPTSEKMNLFVSKVSLCCVTFDFTDPTKNSIEKDVKRQTLLELVDFVASGSMRFSEPAILATCRMCAINLFRVFPPNYRNGGGGENDDDEPMFDPAWPHLQIVYELLLKFVTSSFLDAKIAKKYVDHSFILRLLELFDSEDPRERDCLKTILHRIYGKFMVHRPFIRKAINNIFYRFLFETERHNGIAELLEIFGSIISGFALPLKEEHRMFLWRVLIPLHKPKNLGSYFQQLSYCITQFIEKEPKLASVVIKGLLKYWPITSSQKEVMFLGELEEILEAVNMVEFQKVMVPLFCRIGCCINSSHFQVAERALFFWNNDHIVNLIAHNRQVILPIILPALERNAHNHWNQAVLNLTLNVRKMFVEMDDQLFLSSHAHYMEEEAKQSSAAKKRKEAWERLENAASLQPVTGTTAVLVTSLATSIAC, via the exons ATGCTCAAGCAATTCCTCAGTAAACTCCCGCGGAAGGCGCTCAAATCGGATGAGCGGCCCGAGTCACCGCGCACGAGCACGCCGCGGTCCAGCTCCCGGACCGGACCGTCCGGAGTGGGCGGAGGAACCCCTCGATCCAACGGTGGAGGTAACTTGGGCCCGGTTCGATCAAACGGCCCGAAACGCATGTCATCGGCGGTGTTCCCGGCGAGTGTGGTGGCCGGTATCGAGCCTTTGGTGCCATTCAAGGACGTGCCCACTTCGGAGAAGATGAACCTCTTTGTGAGCAAGGTGAGCCTTTGCTGTGTAACGTTTGATTTCACAGACCCAACTAAGAATTCTATAGAGAAAGATGTTAAAAGGCAGACATTGCTTGAACTTGTGGATTTTGTAGCATCTGGGTCGATGAGATTTAGCGAGCCTGCTATTTTGGCAACCTGTAGAATGTGTGCTATTAATCTGTTTAGAGTTTTCCCGCCAAATTACAGGAATGGTGGTGGGGGtgaaaatgatgatgatgagccCATGTTTGATCCTGCTTGGCCACATTTGCAAATTGTGTATGAATTACTGCTTAAATTCGTGACTTCTTCGTTTCTTGATGCGAAAATAGCGAAGAAGTATGTAGATCATTCGTTTATTTTGAGATTGCTTGAATTGTTTGATTCCGAAGACCCTAGGGAGAGAGACTGTTTGAAGACCATTCTGCATAGGATTTATGGGAAGTTCATGGTTCATAGGCCGTTTATTCGCAAGGCTATAAACAACATATTCTATAGGTTTTTGTTTGAGACTGAGAGACATAATGGGATTGCTGAGTTGCTGGAGATATTCGGGAGTATTATTAGCGGGTTTGCATTGCCGTTGAAAGAGGAACACAGAATGTTCTTGTGGAGGGTTTTGATTCCTCTGCATAAGCCGAAAAATCTGGGGTCTTACTTCCAGCAGTTGTCCTATTGTATCACGCAGTTTATAGAGAAGGAGCCAAAGTTGGCAAGTGTTGTTATAAAGGGTTTGTTGAAATACTGGCCAATAACAAGTAGTCAGAAAGAGGTGATGTTCTTGGGTGAGTTAGAAGAGATTTTGGAGGCAGTTAACATGGTGGAATTTCAGAAGGTCATGGTCCCTTTGTTCTGCCGGATTGGATGCTGTATTAACAGTTCCCACTTCCAG GTGGCTGAAAGGgcccttttcttttggaacaATGATCACATTGTCAACCTAATTGCACATAACCGTCAAGTGATTCTGCCCATCATTTTACCAGCCTTGGAGAGGAATGCGCATAACCACTGGAACCAAGCAGTGCTCAACTTAACTCTAAATGTCAGAAAGATGTTTGTGGAGATGGATGATCAGCTATTCCTCTCCAGTCATGCTCACTATATGGAGgaagaagcaaagcaaagtTCGGCAGCCAAGAAGCGGAAGGAAGCATGGGAGCGGTTAGAGAATGCAGCTAGTCTACAGCCAGTAACTGGAACTACTGCTGTTCTGGTAACCTCCCTAGCAACCTCAATCGCCTGTTAA
- the LOC18790617 gene encoding E3 ubiquitin-protein ligase At1g63170 yields the protein MDVASLKLPLESQTYTSSLLMEQSRPEDMNGSEHIIDITGSSDASSSSLPHGRSLNSLNASQQEDRPSTSPRASTFQPSIFSSNGSNSRNSATGRRGDTRRRRSPLNSGLWISIELVLTVSQIVASVVVLSLSRHEHPRTPLFAWIVGYASGCVAILPLLYWRYRHRNQVSEQDSAQARHSSQINVPARPFSLSVSRTSEGDLQTTTASSRSSQSSEVLSRRVKVLVEYFKMALDCFFAVWFVVGNVWIFGGHSSASEAPNLYRLCIVFLTFSCIGYAMPFILCATICCCLPCIISVLGFREDLTQARGATPESINALPTYKFKLKKNKNSDNRDSSSAGVSEGGVVAAGTEKERVISGEDAVCCICLAKYANNDELRELPCSHFFHKECVDKWLKINASCPLCKSEVGESILGSLSAISGTQQRGDSRVGNEVANTIF from the exons ATGGATGTTGCGTCATTGAAGCTTCCACTTGAAAGTCAAACATACACTTCCTCATTGTTAATGGAGCAATCACGACCTGAGGATATGAACGGAAGTGAGCATATTATTGACATAACTGGGAGTAGTGATGCCTCCTCATCTAGCTTGCCACATGGTAGATCTTTAAATAGCTTAAATGCATCACAGCAAGAAGACAGACCTTCAACTAGTCCAAGAGCATCCACATTTCAACCTTCAATTTTTTCCTCTAATGGATCAAACTCTAGGAACAGTGCAACAGGAAGGAGAGGGGATACTCGTCGCCGCAGAAGTCCGTTGAATTCTGGATTATGGATATCTATTGAACTGGTTCTTACTGTGAGCCAAATTGTTGCATCTGTTGTTGTTTTGTCTTTGTCAAGGCATGAGCATCCTCGCACTCCATTGTTTGCATGGATTGTTGGTTATGCATCTGGATGTGTTGctattcttcctcttctatattGGCGCTATCGTCACCGCAACCAGGTTTCAGAACAAGATTCTGCTCAAGCCCGTCACAGTTCTCAGATTAATGTACCAGCAAgaccattttctctttctgtttCTAGGACTTCTGAAGGAGATCTTCAGACTACCACTGCATCTTCTAGAAGCAGTCAAAGTTCGGAAGTACTAAGCCGAAG AGTCAAGGTACTTGTGGAATACTTTAAGATGGCATTGGATTGTTTCTTTGCGGTTTGGTTCGTAGTTGGCAATGTTTGGATTTTTGGTGGGCACTCATCTGCCAGTGAGGCTCCTAACCTATACAG GTTATGTATAGTATTTCTTACATTTAGTTGTATTGGATACGCCATGCCTTTCATTTTGTGCGCAACAATCTGCTGTTGTCTTCCTTGTATAATATCTGTCCTTGGATTTCGAGAAGACCTGACACAGGCACGAGGAGCCACACCTGAATCAATTAATGCTCTGCCAACATACAAgttcaaattaaagaaaaacaaaaatagtgaCAATAGAGATAGCAGCAGCGCAGGTGTCTCTGAAGGTGGTGTTGTGGCTGCAGGAACTGAGAAGGAGCGTGTGATCTCTGGAGAGGATGCG GTTTGTTGCATCTGCTTGGCAAAATACGCAAACAATGATGAGCTGAGAGAGTTGCCATGTTCTCATTTTTTCCACAAGGAGTGCGTGGATAAGTGGTTGAAGATCAATGCATCTTGTCCCCTTTGCAAGAGCGAGGTTGGTGAGAGCATTTTGGGCTCTCTCTCTGCGATCAGTGGCACTCAGCAACGCGGTGATAGTAGGGTGGGCAATGAAGTGGCCAACACTATATTTTAG
- the LOC18789765 gene encoding polyadenylate-binding protein-interacting protein 5, giving the protein MKPGLSSLNPYAAAYIPLSKRETDDRMYVTTKDSSRSNEAVWFGTPQNNSQNQPHSKSYLESDAPGTARLPSPKSFAVKSYPAHGSYGSSSQNVNEVTAHEDFDMALDYLEMTFPGISDQSLTDVYLANKGDLDATIDMLNQLEFYTVESSESLPDTLDIGDVSESGLPGNSAWKLKNVAGEASGSPKS; this is encoded by the exons GCAGCATACATTCCACTCTCCAAAAGGGAGACGGATGATAGAATGTATGTGACGACGAAAGATTCTAGCCGCAGCAATGAGGCAGTCTGGTTTGGGACCCCACAGAATAACTCCCAGAATCAACCGCATAGCAAATCTTATCTTGAATCTGATGCCCCTGGTACTGCAAGACTCCCCAGTCCAAAGTCATTTGCTGTAAAGAGCTACCCTGCCCACGGTTCTTATGGTTCATCTTCACAGAATGTGAATGAAGTGACAGCACATGAAGATTTTGATATGGCTTTGGATTATCTTGAGATGACATTTCCTGGTATATCTGATCAGTCCCTTACTGATGTTTATTTGGCAAATAAGGGTGACCTGGATGCCACCATTGACATGCTGAACCAACTTGAG TTCTACACAGTTGAGTCTTCTGAAAGTCTTCCAGACACTTTGGACATTGGAGATGTTTCTGAATCTGGGTTGCCAGGCAATAGTGCATGGAAACTGAAGAATGTAGCAGGTGAAGCCAGCGGTTCACCCAAATCGTAG
- the LOC18792272 gene encoding dnaJ homolog subfamily B member 1 — protein sequence MGVDYYNVLKVNRNATEDDLKKAYRRLAMKWHPDKNPNNKKEAEAKFKQISEAYEVLSDSQKRAIYDQYGEEGLKDMPPPERYANGNGGGSKGFNPRNAEDIFAEFFGSSPFGFGSTGPGRSMRFQSDGGGGMFGGFGGNENIFRSYSEGVTPKKPTAVESKLPCSLEELYTGSTRKMKISRTVVDANGRQVPEQEILTIDVKPGWKKGTKITFPDKGNEQLGQLPADLVFVIDEKPHDTYKRDGNDLVVNHKVTLAEALGGTTVHLTTLDGRDLSIPVTDIVSPGYELLVAREGMPIPKEPRNRGDLKIKFEVRFPTRLTPEQRAGLKRTLAG from the exons ATGGGGGTGGATTATTATAACGTATTGAAGGTAAACAGAAATGCTACAGAGGATGATCTAAAGAAGGCTTATAGGAGGCTGGCCATGAAATGGCACCCTGATAAGAATCCTAATAACAAGAAAGAAGCAGAAGCCAAATTCAAGCAGATCTCCGAGGCATATGAG GTCTTGAGCGATTCTCAGAAAAGAGCAATTTACGATCAGTATGGCGAAGAAGGACTGAAAGATATGCCGCCTCCAGAAAGATATGCAAATGGAAATGGAGGTGGATCAAAAGGATTTAATCCTAGGAATGCAGAGGATATATTTGCAGAATTCTTTGGAAGTAGTCCTTTCGGATTTGGGTCAACAGGACCTGGGAGGTCTATGAGATTCCAATCTGATGGAGGAGGGGGAATGTTTGGCGGATTTGGAGGAAACGAAAATATTTTCCGATCATATAGTGAGGGTGTTACACCAAAGAAACCAACAGCAGTGGAGAGCAAATTGCCTTGCAGCCTTGAGGAGCTGTATACTGGATCAACAAGGAAAATGAAGATCTCAAGAACTGTGGTTGATGCAAATGG ACGTCAAGTGCCAGAACAAGAGATATTGACCATTGATGTGAAGCCAGGATGGAAGAAGGGAACCAAGATTACATTTCCAGATAAAGGTAATGAGCAGCTTGGCCAGCTGCCAGCAGACCTTGTTTTTGTGATTGATGAGAAGCCCCATGACACATACAAGAGAGACGGCAATGACCTCGTTGTGAACCACAAAGTGACATTAGCGGAGGCATTGGGTGGAACCACGGTGCATCTCACTACGCTCGATGGTCGTGATCTATCCATCCCGGTGACTGACATTGTGAGCCCGGGCTACGAACTTCTTGTTGCCAGGGAGGGCATGCCAATACCAAAAGAGCCTCGTAACCGGGGTgatttgaagatcaaatttgaGGTGAGGTTCCCTACAAGATTAACCCCAGAGCAAAGAGCCGGACTTAAACGAACTTTGGCCGGTTGA